One Drosophila santomea strain STO CAGO 1482 chromosome X, Prin_Dsan_1.1, whole genome shotgun sequence DNA segment encodes these proteins:
- the LOC120455165 gene encoding DNA topoisomerase 1 isoform X2 produces the protein MTDVQSIHIQNGGSCEVVQSNGVTTNGHGHHHHHHSSGSSSKHKSSSKDKHRDKEREHKSSSSSSSSKEHKSSSRDKDRHKSSSSSSSKHRDKDKERDGSSNSHRSSSSSSHRDKDGSSSKHKSSSSSGHHKSSSKDKERRDKDKDRSSSSSSRHKSSSSSSRDKERSSSSHKSSSSSSSKSKHSSSRHSSSSSSSKDPPSYDGVFVKPEPVSQTLMHSGPVDPFQQQQFGGYEAATAATFNGNGNDGGLNYKNGYEESIVDIKKEDESFNNLSQASSCDYSMSQFRADEPPFEVKQEQSYVEEDSTMNYNDQEDEPDEMDDDEEDVPLAMRKRKQEAPDHGDGGMDDDDIPLLARKKVKKEKIKKESKEKSKKRVKEEPSDDYGSAKPKKKKLKKEPEVVSPTKRQKTKVKEEEEEVWRWWEEEKRADGVKWSTLEHKGPVFAPRYERVPRNVRFYYDGKPLELSEETEEAATFYAKMLNHDYCTKEVFNNNFFKDFRKSMTSKEREIIKDFRKCGFQEMFNFFQAESEKRKAATKEEKLIKKNENEALMKEFGFCMIDGHKEKIGNFRLEPPGLFRGRGEHPKMGMIKRRIQASDVSINCGKESKVPSPPPGSRWKEVRHDNTVTWLASWIENVQGQVKYIMLNPSSKLKGEKDHIKYETARRLDKVIDKIRATYRDEWKSKEMRVRQRAVALYFIDKLALRAGNEKDEDQADTVGCCSLRVEHVQLHKELNGKENVVVFDFPGKDSIRYYNEVEVEKRVFKNLELFMEHKKDGDDLFDRLNTQVLNEHLKELMEGLTAKVFRTYNASKTLQSQLDLLTDPSATVPEKLLAYNRANRAVAILCNHQRSVPKSHEKSMENLKEKIKAKREAIKKCEAEYHSRDEKKGKQLERLKDQLKKLELQETDRDENKTIALGTSKLNYLDPRISVAWCKKNDVPIEKIFNKTQRTKFLWAVHMADENYRF, from the exons ATGACGGATGTACAG AGCATCCACATACAAAATGGTGGCAGCTGCGAGGTGGTTCAGTCCAACGGGGTGACCACCAATGGACACggacaccaccaccatcaccacagcagcgggagcagcagcaagcatAAATCCTCCAGCAAGGACAAGCACCGTGATAAGGAGAGGGAGCACAAGAGCTCCAGTTCCTCCAGCTCGTCGAAGGAGCACAAGAGCAGCAGTCG CGACAAGGATCGAcacaaaagcagcagcagttcgTCGTCGAAGCATCgggacaaggacaaggagcgtgacggcagcagcaactcgcATCGCAGCAGCTCATCATCCAGCCACAGGGATAAGGAtgggagcagcagcaagcacaagtcctcgtcgtcgtctgGCCACCACAAGAGCTCCTCAAAGGACAAGGAGCGACGGGATAAGGACAAGGATCGCAGCAGCAGTTCATCCAGCCGGCACAAGTCATCCTCGTCTAGTTCCCGTGACAAAgaacgcagcagcagcagtcacAAGAGCTCCTCTTCATCCTCATCGAAGAGCAAACATTCCAGTTCGCGGCACAGCAGCTCATCATCTTCCTCGAAAGATCCGCCATCTTACGATGGAGTGTTTGTTAAGCCGGAGCCTGTTTCCCAAACGCTGATGCACTCGGGCCCGGTGGATCctttccagcagcagcagtttgGTGGCTACGAAGCCGCAACCGCTGCCACTTTTAATGGCAATGGAAACGATGGCGGCCTCAACTATAAGAACGGCTACGAAGAATCGATCGTAGACATCAAAAAGGAGGACGAGAGTTTTAACAATCTATCGCAAGCCAGCTCCTGCGACTACTCCATGTCCCAGTTTCGCGCCGATGAGCCGCCGTTCGAGGTGAAGCAAGAGCAGAGCTACGTCGAAGAGGACAGCACCATGAACTACAATGATCAGGAAGATGAGCCCGACGAGAtggacgacgacgaggaggatgTGCCGCTGGCCATGCGGAAGCGCAAACAGGAGGCACCCGATCACGGTGACGGCGGCATGGATGACGACGACATTCCGCTGTTGGCGCGCAAGAAGGTCAAGAAGGAGAAGATCAAGAAGGAATCTAAGGAAAAGTCTAAGAAGCGGGTCAAGGAGGAGCCGAGCGATGATTACGGCAGTGCCAagccgaaaaagaaaaaattgaaaaag GAGCCCGAAGTCGTCTCCCCCACCAAACGGCAGAAGACGAAGgtgaaggaggaggaggaggaggtgtgGCGATG GTGGGAGGAGGAGAAGCGTGCCGATGGCGTCAAGTGGTCAACGCTGGAGCACAAGGGACCCGTGTTCGCACCGCGGTACGAACGGGTGCCACGCAATGTACGGTTCTACTACGATGGCAAGCCGTTGGAACTCTCGGAGGAAACGGAGGAGGCGGCCACCTTCTATGCCAAGATGTTGAACCACGACTACTGCACCAAAGAAGTGTTCAATAACAACTTCTTCAAGGACTTTCGCAAATCCATGACGTCCAAGGAGAGGGAAATAATCAAGGATTTCCGCAAGTGCGGCTTCCAGGAGATGTTCAACTTCTTCCAGGCGGAGTCCGAAAAACGCAAAGCAGCCACCAAGGAGGAGAAGCTGATCAAGAAGAACGAAAACGAGGCACTGATGAAGGAATTCGGATTCTGCATGATTGACGGGCACAAGGAGAAGATCGGTAACTTCCGTCTGGAGCCGCCGGGTCTGTTCCGCGGCCGTGGCGAGCATCCCAAAATGGGCATGATCAAGCGGCGCATTCAGGCCAGCGATGTGTCCATCAACTGTGGCAAGGAGTCGAAGGTGCCGTCACCGCCGCCCGGATCTCGCTGGAAGGAGGTGCGACACGACAACACGGTCACCTGGTTGGCCTCCTGGATCGAGAACGTGCAGGGTCAGGTCAAGTACATCATGTTGAATCCCTCCTCAAAACTCAAGGGCGAAAAGGATCACATTAAGTACGAGACGGCGCGACGCCTGGACAAGGTCATCGATAAGATTCGTGCCACCTATCGAGACGAGTGGAAGTCCAAGGAGATGAGGGTTCGCCAGCGAGCGGTGGCCCTCTACTTCATCGACAAACTGGCACTGAGAGCAGGCAACGAAAAGGACGAGGATCAGGCCGATACCGTGGGCTGTTGCTCGCTCCGCGTGGAACATGTCCAGCTCCATAAGGAACTGAACGGAAAGGAGAATGTGGTGGTCTTTGATTTCCCCGGTAAGGACTCCATTCGGTATTACAACGAGGTCGAGGTGGAGAAGCGCGTCTTCAAGAACCTCGAGCTGTTCATGGAGCACAAGAAGGATGGCGACGACCTCTTCGATCGACTCAACACCCAGGTGCTTAATGAGCATCTCAAGGAGCTGATGGAAG GACTCACGGCCAAGGTATTCCGTACGTACAACGCTTCAAAAACACTGCAAAGCCAGCTGGATCTGTTGACCGATCCGAGTGCCACGGTTCCGGAAAAGCTGTTGGCCTACAATCGCGCCAACCGTGCCGTGGCCATCCTCTGTAACCATCAGCGCTCCGTGCCCAAAAGCCACGAAAAGTCTATGGAGAATCTGAAGGAGAAGATCAAGGCCAAGCGAGAAGCCATCAAAAAATGCGAGGCCGAATATCAT TCGAGGGACGAAAAGAAGGGCAAACAGCTGGAGCGCCTAAAGGATCAGCTGAAGAAACTAGAACTACAAGAGACTGATAGAGACGAGAATAAGACCATTGCCCTGGGCACATCTAAGCTAAACTATCTTGATCCACGCATATCGGTGGCTTG GTGTAAAAAGAATGACGTGCCGATCGAGAAGATATTTAACAAAACGCAAAGAACCAAATTTCTGTGGGCCGTGCACATGGCCGATGAGAATTATCGTTTTTAA
- the LOC120455165 gene encoding DNA topoisomerase 1 isoform X1 produces MSGDGAAENSIHIQNGGSCEVVQSNGVTTNGHGHHHHHHSSGSSSKHKSSSKDKHRDKEREHKSSSSSSSSKEHKSSSRDKDRHKSSSSSSSKHRDKDKERDGSSNSHRSSSSSSHRDKDGSSSKHKSSSSSGHHKSSSKDKERRDKDKDRSSSSSSRHKSSSSSSRDKERSSSSHKSSSSSSSKSKHSSSRHSSSSSSSKDPPSYDGVFVKPEPVSQTLMHSGPVDPFQQQQFGGYEAATAATFNGNGNDGGLNYKNGYEESIVDIKKEDESFNNLSQASSCDYSMSQFRADEPPFEVKQEQSYVEEDSTMNYNDQEDEPDEMDDDEEDVPLAMRKRKQEAPDHGDGGMDDDDIPLLARKKVKKEKIKKESKEKSKKRVKEEPSDDYGSAKPKKKKLKKEPEVVSPTKRQKTKVKEEEEEVWRWWEEEKRADGVKWSTLEHKGPVFAPRYERVPRNVRFYYDGKPLELSEETEEAATFYAKMLNHDYCTKEVFNNNFFKDFRKSMTSKEREIIKDFRKCGFQEMFNFFQAESEKRKAATKEEKLIKKNENEALMKEFGFCMIDGHKEKIGNFRLEPPGLFRGRGEHPKMGMIKRRIQASDVSINCGKESKVPSPPPGSRWKEVRHDNTVTWLASWIENVQGQVKYIMLNPSSKLKGEKDHIKYETARRLDKVIDKIRATYRDEWKSKEMRVRQRAVALYFIDKLALRAGNEKDEDQADTVGCCSLRVEHVQLHKELNGKENVVVFDFPGKDSIRYYNEVEVEKRVFKNLELFMEHKKDGDDLFDRLNTQVLNEHLKELMEGLTAKVFRTYNASKTLQSQLDLLTDPSATVPEKLLAYNRANRAVAILCNHQRSVPKSHEKSMENLKEKIKAKREAIKKCEAEYHSRDEKKGKQLERLKDQLKKLELQETDRDENKTIALGTSKLNYLDPRISVAWCKKNDVPIEKIFNKTQRTKFLWAVHMADENYRF; encoded by the exons ATGAGTGGGGATGGGGCTGCCGAAAAT AGCATCCACATACAAAATGGTGGCAGCTGCGAGGTGGTTCAGTCCAACGGGGTGACCACCAATGGACACggacaccaccaccatcaccacagcagcgggagcagcagcaagcatAAATCCTCCAGCAAGGACAAGCACCGTGATAAGGAGAGGGAGCACAAGAGCTCCAGTTCCTCCAGCTCGTCGAAGGAGCACAAGAGCAGCAGTCG CGACAAGGATCGAcacaaaagcagcagcagttcgTCGTCGAAGCATCgggacaaggacaaggagcgtgacggcagcagcaactcgcATCGCAGCAGCTCATCATCCAGCCACAGGGATAAGGAtgggagcagcagcaagcacaagtcctcgtcgtcgtctgGCCACCACAAGAGCTCCTCAAAGGACAAGGAGCGACGGGATAAGGACAAGGATCGCAGCAGCAGTTCATCCAGCCGGCACAAGTCATCCTCGTCTAGTTCCCGTGACAAAgaacgcagcagcagcagtcacAAGAGCTCCTCTTCATCCTCATCGAAGAGCAAACATTCCAGTTCGCGGCACAGCAGCTCATCATCTTCCTCGAAAGATCCGCCATCTTACGATGGAGTGTTTGTTAAGCCGGAGCCTGTTTCCCAAACGCTGATGCACTCGGGCCCGGTGGATCctttccagcagcagcagtttgGTGGCTACGAAGCCGCAACCGCTGCCACTTTTAATGGCAATGGAAACGATGGCGGCCTCAACTATAAGAACGGCTACGAAGAATCGATCGTAGACATCAAAAAGGAGGACGAGAGTTTTAACAATCTATCGCAAGCCAGCTCCTGCGACTACTCCATGTCCCAGTTTCGCGCCGATGAGCCGCCGTTCGAGGTGAAGCAAGAGCAGAGCTACGTCGAAGAGGACAGCACCATGAACTACAATGATCAGGAAGATGAGCCCGACGAGAtggacgacgacgaggaggatgTGCCGCTGGCCATGCGGAAGCGCAAACAGGAGGCACCCGATCACGGTGACGGCGGCATGGATGACGACGACATTCCGCTGTTGGCGCGCAAGAAGGTCAAGAAGGAGAAGATCAAGAAGGAATCTAAGGAAAAGTCTAAGAAGCGGGTCAAGGAGGAGCCGAGCGATGATTACGGCAGTGCCAagccgaaaaagaaaaaattgaaaaag GAGCCCGAAGTCGTCTCCCCCACCAAACGGCAGAAGACGAAGgtgaaggaggaggaggaggaggtgtgGCGATG GTGGGAGGAGGAGAAGCGTGCCGATGGCGTCAAGTGGTCAACGCTGGAGCACAAGGGACCCGTGTTCGCACCGCGGTACGAACGGGTGCCACGCAATGTACGGTTCTACTACGATGGCAAGCCGTTGGAACTCTCGGAGGAAACGGAGGAGGCGGCCACCTTCTATGCCAAGATGTTGAACCACGACTACTGCACCAAAGAAGTGTTCAATAACAACTTCTTCAAGGACTTTCGCAAATCCATGACGTCCAAGGAGAGGGAAATAATCAAGGATTTCCGCAAGTGCGGCTTCCAGGAGATGTTCAACTTCTTCCAGGCGGAGTCCGAAAAACGCAAAGCAGCCACCAAGGAGGAGAAGCTGATCAAGAAGAACGAAAACGAGGCACTGATGAAGGAATTCGGATTCTGCATGATTGACGGGCACAAGGAGAAGATCGGTAACTTCCGTCTGGAGCCGCCGGGTCTGTTCCGCGGCCGTGGCGAGCATCCCAAAATGGGCATGATCAAGCGGCGCATTCAGGCCAGCGATGTGTCCATCAACTGTGGCAAGGAGTCGAAGGTGCCGTCACCGCCGCCCGGATCTCGCTGGAAGGAGGTGCGACACGACAACACGGTCACCTGGTTGGCCTCCTGGATCGAGAACGTGCAGGGTCAGGTCAAGTACATCATGTTGAATCCCTCCTCAAAACTCAAGGGCGAAAAGGATCACATTAAGTACGAGACGGCGCGACGCCTGGACAAGGTCATCGATAAGATTCGTGCCACCTATCGAGACGAGTGGAAGTCCAAGGAGATGAGGGTTCGCCAGCGAGCGGTGGCCCTCTACTTCATCGACAAACTGGCACTGAGAGCAGGCAACGAAAAGGACGAGGATCAGGCCGATACCGTGGGCTGTTGCTCGCTCCGCGTGGAACATGTCCAGCTCCATAAGGAACTGAACGGAAAGGAGAATGTGGTGGTCTTTGATTTCCCCGGTAAGGACTCCATTCGGTATTACAACGAGGTCGAGGTGGAGAAGCGCGTCTTCAAGAACCTCGAGCTGTTCATGGAGCACAAGAAGGATGGCGACGACCTCTTCGATCGACTCAACACCCAGGTGCTTAATGAGCATCTCAAGGAGCTGATGGAAG GACTCACGGCCAAGGTATTCCGTACGTACAACGCTTCAAAAACACTGCAAAGCCAGCTGGATCTGTTGACCGATCCGAGTGCCACGGTTCCGGAAAAGCTGTTGGCCTACAATCGCGCCAACCGTGCCGTGGCCATCCTCTGTAACCATCAGCGCTCCGTGCCCAAAAGCCACGAAAAGTCTATGGAGAATCTGAAGGAGAAGATCAAGGCCAAGCGAGAAGCCATCAAAAAATGCGAGGCCGAATATCAT TCGAGGGACGAAAAGAAGGGCAAACAGCTGGAGCGCCTAAAGGATCAGCTGAAGAAACTAGAACTACAAGAGACTGATAGAGACGAGAATAAGACCATTGCCCTGGGCACATCTAAGCTAAACTATCTTGATCCACGCATATCGGTGGCTTG GTGTAAAAAGAATGACGTGCCGATCGAGAAGATATTTAACAAAACGCAAAGAACCAAATTTCTGTGGGCCGTGCACATGGCCGATGAGAATTATCGTTTTTAA
- the LOC120455189 gene encoding aryl hydrocarbon receptor nuclear translocator homolog gives MEGASRSRNSSTSHSQGRGQDIEDLKQDIPYFDEPPALDADLLVLGKSECQLDELAWDRDADADVDADVDAPLETAPAVDLEEDNYPDENESSVLGSDYAPSGSGSGANSFYQSPTPSGAGSGCDLMLRPPSNSMYHFNYRSPGSPMPVAPAVANSRGLHPYAHSPAHGNPPGFYPNMWYPNAPYGSAGAAGAAGAAGGAVSGGRYMGYGPGGASSGPGAGPGAMQAAYPGHSAHMHALHHQYPQPHPHAHHPQHPHHSPHPHHPHPHETMMEMFQLSNSGREARNRAEKNRRDKLNGSIQELSTMVPHVAESPRRVDKTAVLRFAAHALRLKHAFGNSLMQQRPQITDTLMDMLDSFFLTLTCHGHILLISASIEQHLGHCQSDLYGQSIMQITHPEDQNMLKQQLIPTELENLFDAHGDSADADGEPRQRSKAEEDAIDRKLREDRRSFRVRLARAGPRSEPTAYEVVKIDGCFRRSDEAPRGVRSNHFSSNLQLIRRTRGRDDVIPLHTISGNDIILTGCARIIRPPKIASRLIDANTLEYKTRHLIDGRIIDCDQRIGIVAGYMTDEVRNLSPFTFMHNDDVRWVIVALRQMYDCNSSYGESTYRLFTRNGNIIYLQSKGYLEIDKETNKVHSFVCVNTLLGEEEGKRRVQEMKKKFSVIINTQIPQSTVDVPASEHPALLEKAVLRLIQNLQKSGENGGHDDGDEDDDAQDDDDEEEDDDDDQDDGARSMSEFGDPYGSHHGRSHHGSSALSSHGHGSSKTPPLALVPPETSSVKSAISKSISVVNVTAAKHLRGVHGSAAVKSPSSLGSCTCSDSHSPCAFCQGPPTPDPQAIGSTLKRSSTALAENEEKMTKRRFMPSTEIEHVLHTSLDQIGRNLTQQLNVARNLREQSQRYELPHANQRFDEIMQEHQKQSELYVNIKSEYEVQLQHKASTRKSSDSDENQEEQPLQEDDQD, from the exons ATGGAGGGCGCCAGTCGCAGCAGGAACTCCTCCACGAGTCACAGTCAAGGTCGCGGCCAGGACATTGAGGATCTCAAGCAAGACATTCCCTACTTTGACGAACCACCGGCCCTCGATGCCGATCTGCTTGTGCTGGGCAAGAGCGAATGCCAACTGGACGAGCTGGCCTGGGATCgcgatgcggatgcggatgtggacgcggatgtggatgcgccGCTAGAGACGGCACCTGCCGTCGATCTCGAGGAGGATAACTATCCGGATGAGAACGAGAGCTCGGTGCTGGGCAGCGACTATGCGCCcagtgggagtggcagtggTGCGAACAGTTTCTATCAATCGCCCACGCCCTCTGGCGCCGGATCCGGTTGCGATCTGATGCTCCGACCGCCCTCCAATTCCATGTACCACTTCAATTACCGATCGCCGGGTAGTCCAATGCCTGTGGCACCGGCAGTAGCCAACTCTCGAGGTCTGCATCCGTATGCACATTCCCCGGCGCATGGCAATCCGCCTGGTTTCTATCCGAACATGTGGTATCCCAATGCACCATACGGATCGGCTGGAGCCGCAGGCGCAGCAGGCGCCGCAGGAGGAGCTGTGTCTGGTGGCAGGTACATGGGCTATGGACCAGGAGGAGCCAGTTCAGGTCCTggtgctggtccaggagcAATGCAAGCGGCATATCCCGGGCACTCGGCCCACATGCATGCGCTGCATCATCAATATCCGCAGCCACATCCGCACGCCCACCACCCGCAACATCCGCATCATTCACCGCATCCGCACCACCCGCATCCGCACGAGACCATGATGGAGATGTTTCAGCTCTCGAATAG TGGTCGGGAGGCGCGAAACCGGGCGGAAAAGAATCGGCGGGACAAGCTGAATGGATCCATCCAGGAACTATCCACAATGGTGCCCCATGTGGCGGAGTCGCCACGTCGAGTGGACAAAACAGCCGTTCTGCGCTTCGCCGCCCATGCACTGCGATTAAAACATG CCTTTGGCAACAGTCTGATGCAGCAGCGGCCACAGATCACGGACACACTGATGGACATGCTGGACAGCTTCTTCCTCACGCTCACCTGCCATGGCCACATACTGCTGATCTCGGCCAGCATTGAGCAGCACCTGGGCCACTGTCAGTCGGATCTGTATGGACAGAGCATCATGCAGATCACCCATCCCGAGGACCAGAACATGCTAAAGCAGCAGCTGATCCCCACCGAACTGGAGAACCTCTTTGACGCCCACGGCGACTCGGCGGATGCGGACGGTGAGCCCCGCCAGCGCAGCAAAGCCGAGGAGGATGCCATCGATCGCAAGTTGCGCGAGGACAGACGCAGTTTTCGTGTGAG ATTGGCTCGTGCGGGTCCCAGATCGGAACCCACCGCCTACGAAGTGGTCAAGATCGATGGCTGTTTTCGGCGTAGTGACGAAGCGCCGCGCGGCGTGCGCTCCAATCATTTCAGCTCCAATCTGCAGTTAATCAGGAGGACTCGCGGTCGTGATGATGTCATTCCTTTGCACACCATTAGCGGCAACGATATC ATACTGACTGGCTGCGCCCGGATCATCCGTCCGCCAAAGATCGCCAGTCGGCTGATTGATGCCAACACACTGGAGTACAAAACCCGCCACCTGATCGACGGCAGGATCATCGACTGCGACCAGAGGATTGGCATCGTGGCCGGTTACATGACCGATGAGGTGCGCAATCTCAGTCCATTCACCTTCATGCACAACGACGATGTGCGCTGGGTGATCGTGGCCCTGCGGCAAA TGTACGACTGCAATAGTTCATATGGCGAGTCCACTTACCGCCTGTTCACCCGCAACGGAAACATCATCTACCTGCAATCGAAGGGCTATCTGGAGATCGACAAGGAGACGAACAAGGTGCACTCCTTTGTCTGCGTGAACACGCTGCTGGGCGAGGAGGAGGGCAAGCGGCGGGTGCAGGAGATGAAGAAGAAGTTCTCGGTGATCATCAACACCCAGATACCGCAGTCCACCGTCGATGTGCCCGCCTCCGAGCATCCGGCTCTGCTGGAGAAGGCCGTGCTGCGGCTCATCCAGAATCTGCAGAAATCCGGCGAGAATGGCGGCCATGATGACGGCGATGAGGACGATGATGCgcaggacgacgacgacgaggaggaggatgatgaCGACGATCAGGACGATGGGGCACGGAGCATGTCCGAATTTGGCGATCCCTATGGCAGCCATCATGGTCGATCGCATCACGGTTCCTCGGCGCTTTCCTCCCACGGTCATGGTAGCTCCAAGACTCCGCCCCTGGCACTGGTTCCACCGGAAACATCCTCCGTCAAGTCGGCGATCTCGAAGAGCATCAGTGTGGTCAATGTAACGGCGGCCAAGCATCTGCGCGGTGTCCACGGATCGGCGGCAGTCAAATCGCCCAGCTCCTTGGGCAGTTGCACCTGCAGCGATTCCCATTCGCCCTGCGCCTTCTGCCAGGGTCCACCCACGCCCGATCCCCAAGCGATTGGGTCCACCCTGAAGAGGAGCAGCACTGCTCTGGCGGAAAACGAGGAGAAGATGACCAAGCGGCGGTTCATGCCCAGCACTG AAATCGAGCACGTGCTGCACACGTCTCTGGACCAAATCGGGCGAAATCTGACTCAACAACTTAATGTGGCCAGGAATTTGCGGGAACAGAGCCAGCGATACGAGTTGCCCCATGCCAATCAGCGATTCGATGAGATCATG CAGGAGCACCAGAAACAAAGTGAACTGTATGTGAACATCAAGAGCGAGTACGaggtgcagctgcagcacaaGGCCAGCACCCGGAAGTCATCGGATTCGGATGAAAATCAGGAGGAACAGCCGCTTCAGGAGGACGACCAGGACTAG
- the LOC120455165 gene encoding DNA topoisomerase 1 isoform X3 produces MWRSLAALRLFESQSVCLVFGQRMVAIATVAGKKRRVRRKSVQEEQVRWWEEEKRADGVKWSTLEHKGPVFAPRYERVPRNVRFYYDGKPLELSEETEEAATFYAKMLNHDYCTKEVFNNNFFKDFRKSMTSKEREIIKDFRKCGFQEMFNFFQAESEKRKAATKEEKLIKKNENEALMKEFGFCMIDGHKEKIGNFRLEPPGLFRGRGEHPKMGMIKRRIQASDVSINCGKESKVPSPPPGSRWKEVRHDNTVTWLASWIENVQGQVKYIMLNPSSKLKGEKDHIKYETARRLDKVIDKIRATYRDEWKSKEMRVRQRAVALYFIDKLALRAGNEKDEDQADTVGCCSLRVEHVQLHKELNGKENVVVFDFPGKDSIRYYNEVEVEKRVFKNLELFMEHKKDGDDLFDRLNTQVLNEHLKELMEGLTAKVFRTYNASKTLQSQLDLLTDPSATVPEKLLAYNRANRAVAILCNHQRSVPKSHEKSMENLKEKIKAKREAIKKCEAEYHSRDEKKGKQLERLKDQLKKLELQETDRDENKTIALGTSKLNYLDPRISVAWCKKNDVPIEKIFNKTQRTKFLWAVHMADENYRF; encoded by the exons ATGTGGCGCTCTTTGGCGGCATTACGTCTATTCGAAAGCCAGAGTGTTTGCCTGGTTTTTGGACAGCGAATGGTGGCCATAGCCACCGTTGCGGGCAAGAAGAGAAGAGTGCGACGGAAGAGCGTCCAGGAAGAGCAAGTTCGATG GTGGGAGGAGGAGAAGCGTGCCGATGGCGTCAAGTGGTCAACGCTGGAGCACAAGGGACCCGTGTTCGCACCGCGGTACGAACGGGTGCCACGCAATGTACGGTTCTACTACGATGGCAAGCCGTTGGAACTCTCGGAGGAAACGGAGGAGGCGGCCACCTTCTATGCCAAGATGTTGAACCACGACTACTGCACCAAAGAAGTGTTCAATAACAACTTCTTCAAGGACTTTCGCAAATCCATGACGTCCAAGGAGAGGGAAATAATCAAGGATTTCCGCAAGTGCGGCTTCCAGGAGATGTTCAACTTCTTCCAGGCGGAGTCCGAAAAACGCAAAGCAGCCACCAAGGAGGAGAAGCTGATCAAGAAGAACGAAAACGAGGCACTGATGAAGGAATTCGGATTCTGCATGATTGACGGGCACAAGGAGAAGATCGGTAACTTCCGTCTGGAGCCGCCGGGTCTGTTCCGCGGCCGTGGCGAGCATCCCAAAATGGGCATGATCAAGCGGCGCATTCAGGCCAGCGATGTGTCCATCAACTGTGGCAAGGAGTCGAAGGTGCCGTCACCGCCGCCCGGATCTCGCTGGAAGGAGGTGCGACACGACAACACGGTCACCTGGTTGGCCTCCTGGATCGAGAACGTGCAGGGTCAGGTCAAGTACATCATGTTGAATCCCTCCTCAAAACTCAAGGGCGAAAAGGATCACATTAAGTACGAGACGGCGCGACGCCTGGACAAGGTCATCGATAAGATTCGTGCCACCTATCGAGACGAGTGGAAGTCCAAGGAGATGAGGGTTCGCCAGCGAGCGGTGGCCCTCTACTTCATCGACAAACTGGCACTGAGAGCAGGCAACGAAAAGGACGAGGATCAGGCCGATACCGTGGGCTGTTGCTCGCTCCGCGTGGAACATGTCCAGCTCCATAAGGAACTGAACGGAAAGGAGAATGTGGTGGTCTTTGATTTCCCCGGTAAGGACTCCATTCGGTATTACAACGAGGTCGAGGTGGAGAAGCGCGTCTTCAAGAACCTCGAGCTGTTCATGGAGCACAAGAAGGATGGCGACGACCTCTTCGATCGACTCAACACCCAGGTGCTTAATGAGCATCTCAAGGAGCTGATGGAAG GACTCACGGCCAAGGTATTCCGTACGTACAACGCTTCAAAAACACTGCAAAGCCAGCTGGATCTGTTGACCGATCCGAGTGCCACGGTTCCGGAAAAGCTGTTGGCCTACAATCGCGCCAACCGTGCCGTGGCCATCCTCTGTAACCATCAGCGCTCCGTGCCCAAAAGCCACGAAAAGTCTATGGAGAATCTGAAGGAGAAGATCAAGGCCAAGCGAGAAGCCATCAAAAAATGCGAGGCCGAATATCAT TCGAGGGACGAAAAGAAGGGCAAACAGCTGGAGCGCCTAAAGGATCAGCTGAAGAAACTAGAACTACAAGAGACTGATAGAGACGAGAATAAGACCATTGCCCTGGGCACATCTAAGCTAAACTATCTTGATCCACGCATATCGGTGGCTTG GTGTAAAAAGAATGACGTGCCGATCGAGAAGATATTTAACAAAACGCAAAGAACCAAATTTCTGTGGGCCGTGCACATGGCCGATGAGAATTATCGTTTTTAA